One genomic region from Daphnia magna isolate NIES linkage group LG10, ASM2063170v1.1, whole genome shotgun sequence encodes:
- the LOC116933026 gene encoding glucose dehydrogenase [FAD, quinone], with the protein MGLFAPIATAAATTATIWIIPFLAATLSFYEYDDYDPEGHPRDAKVIFKSYDFIVIGAGSAGAVVASRLTEQPDWNLLLLEAGGDETNLSDIPVLAAYLQLSELDWQYKTEPQPSACLAFNDKRCNWPRGKVMGGSSVLNYMLYVRGNRRDYDSWEQMGNYGWGYDDVLPYFIKSEDNRNPYLAESQYHGVGGYLTIQEAPYRTPLAISFIEGGIELGYENRDGNGAYQTGFMIAQATIRRGSRCSTSKAFLRPVRMRRNLHIAMNSHVLQIMINPVTHQAYGVKFERNGKIYIVHATKEVVVSAGSVNTPQLLMLSGIGPAEHLKELGIPVIADLRVGDNLQDHIAAGGMAFTVDKPVSMVQSRFENLGSILRYVMNDEGPFTVPGGVEGLAWVNTKYANHSDDWPDIEFHFVSGTPAADGGAQIRHVHGLTDFVWENYYGPIAFHDTWSVIPMLLRPRSVGYIRLRSADPYDKPLIFPNYLVDDYDVRVLVEGVKIGLALGETAAFKKWGSKFWAKPFPGCEHLPLWKDDYWACFVRHYSATIYHPTGTAKMGPRSDPTAVVDPELRVYGIHNLRVVDCSIMPNVPSGNTNAPAIMVGEKGSDLIKLFWLNYASIKK; encoded by the exons ATGGGTCTATTTGCACCTATTGCAACGGCCGCAGCCACAACGGCTACAATATGGATTATTCCCTTCTTGGCAGCAACTCTCTCCTTCTATGAGTATGACGACTACGATCCGGAAGGACACCCTAGGGACGCCAAG GTGATTTTCAAGAGTTATGATTTTATTGTCATTGGAGCAGGTTCAGCTGGAGCTGTTGTGGCCAGTCGGCTGACTGAACAACCTGATTGGAATCTCCTACTCTTGGAAGCCGGTGGTGATGAGACAAATTTGTCTGATATTCCTGTTTTGGCTGCGTATTTGCAACTTTCAGAACTTGATTGGCAATACAAAACTGAACCTCAACCCTCAGCTTGCCTTGCATTTAATGATAAAAG ATGTAATTGGCCACGCGGAAAAGTGATGGGTGGCTCATCGGTGCTCAACTACATGTTGTATGTTCGAGGTAATAGACGGGACTATGACAGTTGGGAGCAAATGGGCAACTACGGCTGGGGATACGATGACGTCTTGCCTTATTTCATAAAATCAGAAGACAATCGAAATCCCTATTTGGCTGAATCGCAGTACCATGGAGTCGGTGGTTATCTAACAATACAAGAGGCACCGTATAGGACACCGCTGGCAATATCCTTTATCGAAGGTGGCATCGAACTTG GTTACGAAAATCGTGACGGTAACGGAGCCTATCAAACAGGTTTTATGATCGCTCAAGCAACAATCCGGCGTGGATCAAGATGCTCTACTTCGAAGGCTTTCTTGCGCCCAGTGCGGATGCGGAGGAATCTTCACATCGCCATGAATTCACACGTGTTGCAAATCATGATCAATCCCGTAACTCATCAAGCTTACGGTGTGAAATTCGAACGCAACGGAAAAATCTACATCGTTCACGCCACCAAAGAGGTTGTTGTGTCTGCCGGTTCCGTTAACACGCCGCAACTCCTTATGCTGAGCGGAATCGGTCCGGCTGAACATTTAAAGGAACTTGGAATTCCAGTCATTGCCGATTTACGAGTTGGTGACAATTTGCAGGATCACATCGCAGCCGGTGGCATGGCTTTTACAGTGGACAAACCAGTTTCCATGGTCCAGAGCCGCTTCGAAAATCTAGGAAGCATCTTACGTTATGTCATGAATGACGAAGGACCATTTACGGTTCCAGGGGGAGTCGAGGGACTAGCCTGGGTAAACACCAAGTATGCCAATCATAGTGACGATTGGCCGGACATCGAATTCCATTTCGTGTCCGGAACGCCAGCTGCTGACGGAGGGGCCCAGATTCGTCATGTTCATGGTCTCACGGATTTCGTTTGGGAGAATTACTATGGACCCATCGCTTTTCACGACACCTGGTCTGTTATTCCCATGTTGCTGAGGCCAAGATCGGTCGGTTACATCCGCCTCCGTTCCGCTGATCCCTACGACAAGCCATTGATTTTCCCCAATTACTTAGTTGACGATTATGACGTCCGAGTTCTTGTTGAGGGCGTGAAAATTGGATTGGCCCTTGGAGAAACGGCAGCCTTCAAGAAATGGGGCTCAAAGTTCTGGGCGAAACCCTTCCCCGGATGTGAACATTTACCTTTGTGGAAAGATGATTACTGGGCCTGTTTCGTCCGTCATTATTCTGCTACCATTTATCATCCTACGGGGACGGCAAAAATGGGTCCTAGGAGTGATCCAACCGCTGTAGTTGATCCGGAACTGAGGGTCTATGGGATACACAACTTGCGAGTGGTTGATTGCTCAATCATGCCGAATGTGCCATCCGGCAATACCAACGCACCAGCG ATTATGGTTGGAGAAAAAGGCTCTGATTTGATCAAATTGTTTTGGCTGAACTACGCTTCCATTAAGAAGTAG